The Ahaetulla prasina isolate Xishuangbanna chromosome 4, ASM2864084v1, whole genome shotgun sequence genome has a window encoding:
- the LOC131197882 gene encoding olfactory receptor 6E1-like codes for MTNWTTVREFILLGLTDNFPLEVSLFLLLFGIYLLTLIGNAVIIIITQVNVQLCSPIYFFLRHLAWVDIGYMSTVIPKALVSIATGSKSISLAGCFIQIFLYLVLGSTEFFLLAAMSVDRYIAICNPLHYPTIMNNRVCSLLVLCCLAGGISIILVVCIPLFLMPFCGPNVMNHFFCDNGPLMKCVDTSFLEMIDFVVAVFFLLGTLSVNIGSYVKIVSTILHIPSTRGRKKTFSTCVSHLTVVTIAYSGCIFTYIRLKGTSGLDYNKTVALLNTVMAPLLIPIIYCLRNRQVQDALKAELRQRVGLAKKIEALFY; via the exons ATGACAAACTGGACCACAGTAAGGGAATTCATATTGTTGGGGCTGACTGATAATTTCCCCCTTGAAGTTAGcctttttctcctcctgtttGGGATTTATCTTTTGACTTTAATAGGAAACGCGGTGATTATCATTATCACCCAGGTGAATGTTCAACTTTGCAGCCCAATTTACTTCTTCCTCCGACATTTGGCATGGGTAGATATTGGGTATATGAGTACTGTAATTCCCAAAGCGCTGGTCAGCATAGCTACTGGTAGTAAGAGCATCTCTTTAGCTGGTTGCTTCATACAGATATTTCTTTATTTGGTCCTTGGTTCCACTGAATTCTTTCTACTGGCCGCAATGTCTGTTGATCGATACATAGCCATCTGCAACCCTCTTCACTACCCAACCATCATGAATAACCGAGTCTGCTCATTATTGGTATTGTGTTGCTTGGCAGGGGGGATATCAATAATTCTAGTTGTATGCATTCCTTTATTTCTGATGCCCTTTTGTGGTCCCAACGTCATGAATCATTTCTTTTGTGACAATGGACCCCTAATGAAATGTGTTGACACCAGCTTCCTAGAAATGATCGATTTTGTAGTTGCCGTATTCTTTCTGCTTGGGACCTTAAGTGTCAACATCGGGTCTTACGTCAAAATCGTTTCCACCATTCTGCACATCCCATCCaccagagggaggaagaagaccTTCTCCACTTGTGTTTCTCACTTGACCGTGGTCACCATCGCTTACAgcggttgc ATTTTCACGTACATCAGGCTGAAAGGCACCAGTGGATTGGACTACAACAAAACGGTGGCTCTTCTGAACACTGTTATGGCGCCTCTTCTCATCCCGATTATATATTGTTTGAGGAACAGACAAGTGCAAGATGCTTTGAAGGCTGAACTGAGGCAAAGGGTCGGTTTGGCAAAAAAAATTGAGGCTCTTTTCTACTGA